CCTCACCTACGCGGGCGGGCACCTCTTCCTGGCCACGGAGGAGGGACGTTTCCTGGCGGTGGACCGCCGGGGCCAGGTGGTCTTCGAGGCCACGGGCCTGGGGGCGGTGCAGGTACCCCCCCTGCCCCTGGCCCAGGAGGTCCTGGTGGTCAACCTCGCGGGGAGGCTCTACCGCTTTGGCGTAGGATAGGGCCATGGAAGCGGTCAGCAGCGAAAAGGCCCCCAAGGCCGTTGGCCCCTACGCCCAGGCGGTGCGGGCTGGGGGCTTGGTCTTCGTTTCCGGCCAGATCCCCTTGCGGCCCGACGGCAGCCTGGTGGAAGGGGACGTCCGCGCCCAGACGGCACAGGTGATGGAAAACCTCAAGGCGGTCCTGGAGGCCGCGGGCTCGAGCCTTTCCCGGGTGGTGCAGACCACCTGTTTCCTGGCCGACATGGAGGACTTCCCCGCCTTCAACGAGGTCTACGCCCGCTACTTCCAACCCCCCTACCCCGCCCGGGCCACGGTGGCGGTGAGGGCCCTGCCCCGGGGGGCGCGGGTGGAGGTGGCCTGCGTCGCCCTGGCGGAATAAAGCGCCCCGGCAAAAAAGCGTAGAATGACGGCATGGCGAGTGCAGGAGAAACGCAGGCGGCGGAGCTGGAAGGCCGCTTCCGCGAAGGGGATATACGGGCCCTGGCCCGGGCCCTGACCCTGGTGGAGTCGGGCCACCCCCTGGGCCAAGAGCTCCTGAAGCGCCTGCGGGGCCAGGGACGGGCCAAGGTGGTGGGGGTCACCGGAAGCCCCGGGGCAGGCAAGAGCACCCTCACCGACCGTCTGATCGTGGAGGCCAGGCAGCGCGGGGAAAAGGTGGGGGTCTTGGCCGTGGACCCCTCCAGCCCCTTCACCGGGGGGGCCATCCTGGGGGACCGCATCCGCATGATGCGCCACCACCAGGACCCCGGGGTCTACATCCGCTCCCTGGCCTCGAGGGGCGCCCTGGGGGGGCTGGCCGGGGCCACGGTGGCCGCCTTGGCCCTTCTGGAAGCCTTCGGCTTTGACCGGATCTTCGTGGAAACCGTGGGGGTGGGCCAGAGCGAGGTGGACATCGCCCGGGTGGCGGACACCACCCTGCTGGTCCTCACCCCCGCCGCCGGGGACGCGGTCCAGGCCTTCAAGGCCGGGGTGATGGAGATCGCCGACCTCTTCGCCGTGAACAAGTTCGATCTCCCGGGCGGCGACCGGATCATCCAGGAGCTTAAAAGCGCCCTGGACCTCTCCCCTCCCCGCCCCGGGGGCTGGCGCCCCCCCATCTTTCCCACGGTGGCCGCCACCGGGGAGGGGGTGGAGGCCCTCTTTGAGGGCTTGGAGGCCCACCATCAGCACCTCTTGGGGCACGGCCTCCTGGAAGCCCACCGCCTGGAGCGGGCCCGGTTTGAGGTGGAGAGCGTCATCCAGGAATGGGGGCGGAAAAAAACGCATAAGGCGGGCGACCTGGTGGCTCGGGTGGCCCGGGGAGAGCTCTCCCCGGAGGAGGCCGCCCGGCGCCTACTGCGGCCGGAAGCGCAGGAGGGCCCGGCGTAGGATCTCCCGCTCGTTGGGGTAGGAGAGGCGCTCCAGGGCCTCCTCGGCGGGCAGGAAAAAGGCGGCCTCCACCTCGGCCAGCTGGGGTTTGGGCTCCCCTCCTCGGTAGGCCATGAGGAAGTAGCGGACCTCCTTGCCCACCGAGACCGCCCCCCCTTCCTCCCGGACGGTGAAGTAGTAACGCACCTTGCCCAGGGGAAAAAGCGCCGCGGCCTCTACCCCCGTCTCCTCCCGCACCTCCCGCACCGCGGTCTCCGGATAGCGCTCCCCAGGCTCCACCTGCCCCTTGGGCAGGGTGATCACCCGGCCACCCCTCAGGGAGACCACCAGGACCTCGGGAGGATCCCCCCGGAGGACCACACCCCCCGCCGAGACCACCCTTCTCCTGGCTCCCG
This Thermus thermamylovorans DNA region includes the following protein-coding sequences:
- a CDS encoding RidA family protein, translated to MEAVSSEKAPKAVGPYAQAVRAGGLVFVSGQIPLRPDGSLVEGDVRAQTAQVMENLKAVLEAAGSSLSRVVQTTCFLADMEDFPAFNEVYARYFQPPYPARATVAVRALPRGARVEVACVALAE
- the meaB gene encoding methylmalonyl Co-A mutase-associated GTPase MeaB translates to MASAGETQAAELEGRFREGDIRALARALTLVESGHPLGQELLKRLRGQGRAKVVGVTGSPGAGKSTLTDRLIVEARQRGEKVGVLAVDPSSPFTGGAILGDRIRMMRHHQDPGVYIRSLASRGALGGLAGATVAALALLEAFGFDRIFVETVGVGQSEVDIARVADTTLLVLTPAAGDAVQAFKAGVMEIADLFAVNKFDLPGGDRIIQELKSALDLSPPRPGGWRPPIFPTVAATGEGVEALFEGLEAHHQHLLGHGLLEAHRLERARFEVESVIQEWGRKKTHKAGDLVARVARGELSPEEAARRLLRPEAQEGPA
- a CDS encoding NUDIX hydrolase, which produces MPGARRRVVSAGGVVLRGDPPEVLVVSLRGGRVITLPKGQVEPGERYPETAVREVREETGVEAAALFPLGKVRYYFTVREEGGAVSVGKEVRYFLMAYRGGEPKPQLAEVEAAFFLPAEEALERLSYPNEREILRRALLRFRPQ